A DNA window from Cutaneotrichosporon cavernicola HIS019 DNA, chromosome: 2 contains the following coding sequences:
- the bet5 gene encoding uncharacterized protein (Sybindin-like family) yields MTIYSLYIFDRHCDCVYYQDWHRTRPVRTPADDRPGVHRLAAPVAPGARESIFSSSGPGTPGVPTVPPKRQGGLPFDEEAKLVYGVVLSLRNMVKKLSGKDEQFTSFKTAQYRLHLYETLTGFKFVLLSDPSADSLRFVLRQIHTGPFIDYVVRNPLVEMDSRTQGIDNDQFRAAVDRHMRNLSIFN; encoded by the exons ATGACAATCTACTCACTATACATCTTTGACCG TCACTGCGACTGCGTCTACTACCAGGACTGGCACCGTACGCGGCCTGTGCGCACGCCCGCAGACGACCGGCCGGGGGTGCACCGTCTCGCTGCGCCGGTGGCCCCTGGGGCGCGCGAGAGCATCTTCTCATCCTCGGGGCCCGGAACGCCAGGCGTACCGACAGTCCCGCCTAAGAGGCAGGGGGGGCTGCCAttcgacgaggaggcaAAGCTCGTATATGGCGTCGTGCTGAGTCTGCGGAACATGGTCAAGAAGCTGTCCGGGAA GGACGAGCAGTTCACGTCGTTCAAGACGGCGCAGTACCGGCTTCACCTTTATGAGACGCTTACGGGGTTCAAGTTCGTATTGCTGAGCGACCCGAGCGCCGACAGCTTGCGGTTTGTGCTCCGCCAGATCCACACCGGCCCGTTCATCGACTATGTCGTGCGCAACCCGCTCGTCGAGATGGATTCGCGGACACAGGGGATCGACAATGACCAA ttccgcgccgccgtcgaccgACACATGCGCAATCTGTCCATATTCAACTAG
- a CDS encoding uncharacterized protein (WD40 repeats): MYLTPTSEVHLPPQLELLVSAALEGSPSLAQVDTVYSADSIEFCPLPGYEQYFTCGTYQLLDPVTGELAPAPGTAPSSGGDAPAPRVGRILLYALDGVAPVEKDRVETAAILDVKWSPSRPEISVADAKGALTRYALNGGRLQMVEKVAVADVDTLVLSLDHRPGSEEVITSLSSGELAHIVGGQVVERWAAHDFEPWITAWQGRDTVWSGGDDLALKRWDIRMPGTPTFVKRKGFDGGVTTIAPSPHNEHLLAVGSYDAHLRLFDARSPARPLLELEMPGGIWRTRWHPSQQRKGDILNACMHGGFAVARITEGAGEGEITHTFPGTLGYGADWCRLPPTEEGSLVATCSFYDHDMNVWRA, encoded by the exons ATGTATTTGACTCCGACATCGGAGGTGCATCTTCCACCacagctcgagctcctcgtctcTGCTGCGCTGGAGGGCT CACCGTCCCTAGCCCAAGTCGACACGGTATACTCGGCCGACTCGATCGAGTTCTGTCCCCTTCCGGGGTACGAGCAGTACTTTACATGCGGAACGTACCAGCTCCTGGACCCCGTCACCGGCGAACTGGCCCCTGCGCCGGGCACAGCTCCCTCCTCTGGCGGGGATGCGCCGGCGCCTCGTGTTGGCCGGATTCTGCTGTACGCTCTTGACGGTGTTGCGCCAGTGGAAAAGGACCGGGTCGAGACGGCCGCGATCCTGGACGTCAAGTGGTCCCCCTCCCGGCCCGAAATCAgtgtcgccgacgccaagggTGCGCTGACGCGCTACGCCCTCAATGGCGGGAGATTGCAGATGGTGGAGAAAGTGGCTGTTGCGGATGTGGATACCCTCGTATTGAGTCTCGACCATCGGCCCGGATCCGAAGAGGTGATCACTTCCCTTTCGTCGGGCGAATTGGCACACATCGTAGGGGGACAAGTGGTGGAGCGGTGGGCGGCGCACGACTTTGAGCCGTGGATCACGGCGTGGCAAGGCAGGGATACAGTCTGGTCGGGAGGGGATGATCTTGCGTTGAAGAGATGGGATATTCGTATGCCGGGCACGCCGACGTTCGTTAAGCGGAAAGGCTTCGATGGCGGCGTTACGACCATTGCGCCAAGTCCGCACAATGAGCACTTGTTGGCTGTTGGATC GTACGACGCCCACCTCCGTTTATTTGATGCGCGCTCTCCGGCGCGCCCGCTGCTCGAACTCGAGATGCCCGGCGGTATTTGGCGCACTAGGTGGCATCCATCGCAGCAGCGCAAGGGGGATATCCTCAACGCGTGCATGCACGGCGGGTTTGCTGTAGCCCGCATCACTGAGGGCgcgggagagggcgagatCACGCACACGTTCCCCGGGACGCTGGGGTATGGCGCCGACTGGTGTCGTCTCCCGCCTACGGAGGAGGGAAGCCTCGTTGCGACGTGTTCGTTTTACGACCACGACATGAACGTTTGGCGCGCGTAG
- a CDS encoding uncharacterized protein (ATP dependent DNA ligase C terminal region) yields the protein MPPKQQPKSPAKQRTIASFFSPPQKRKAEVIEVSDSDDDVVVVDVVEPHKKPRLGNGRAAIEEVPARQNGSSNHPVENVDEADESDEAMARRLAAEWEEEDRPSQEIKVATDKPDKPIATLEVKTDLLKSPKQLHPMFARAQEAGPSRPRESKARPEPEMKVKTERKPTITAARPQPVDPIDFDTDSLLFRPAEVDISRWPAGRLPYSVLVGVYVQVAGTRSRLTIVRVLTNFIHLLLARAPLDLPPTLYLLSNHLRPTYIPCELGVGSMILSRAIKDVSGLQSRDLKRLWNVYGDPGDVAYEAKVHMRTLVEPAPLVVHDLYERLLRMADIRGPQSGKLKGDVVRKLMVQARGDEVRYLVRTLIGNLRIGAVRLTLLTAVARAAAFFAIPDDELVVIPIPANGKKPADPSREAAEDKSAAAVRLVRRVYVRHPNYGDLVRGIEGGGLDGLEARVPLSVGIPISPMLGSITRSIDEVYERLGSLPFTAEAKLDGQRLQMHVRRDGPQGEDDGGGRWVEGENGRAWVRLFSRHLEDMTDKYPDVCARGLDLLSSIKRKRYPFPSWASTPTPEVAELLETEEVTSLIVDAEIVAIDKDTGAHRTFQELTNRARKDVRVEDIKVVVEVNAFDLMLLNDVPLLASPLSTRRHLMRALLPPRPTSADPMLARWTLIDAVDSVDLKSPADLRAFFDKVVERKAEGLMVKLLESGGAPLGAEVVEPEDAEDVTEEDGKEEKADGKGAKGRKKPLPATYEPDQRSMGWLKVKKDYLEGLGDSLDLVPVGAWWGMGRKAGWWSPILLAARNPETGVLEAVCKCISGFTDAFYKDLLVRYPPDSDPAVCSTQPLGYVETGGLVPDRWFLPREVWEIRGADITLSPVYPAAAGYIGGERGLSLRFPRFIRVREDKDIEEATSAEEFAEMFRRQMAPAALGQDVAKVESGDEGELEEGEGGE from the exons ATGCCGCCGAAACAGCAGCCCAAGTCGCCAGCGAAACAGCGCACTATCGCTTCGTtcttctctcctcctcagaAGCggaaggccgaggtcatcgaggtGTCCGACTCAGATGACGatgtcgttgtcgtcgacgtaGTTGAGCCGCACAAGAAGCCGAGGTTAGGGAACGGACGGGCCGCGATAGAGGAGGTACCTGCGAGGCAGAATGGGAGCAGTAATCATCCGGTGGAGAATGTGGACGAGGCGGATGAGTCTGACGAGGCGATGGCACGACGCCTCGCGgcggagtgggaggaggaggaccggCCAAGCCAAGAGATCAAGGTCGCGACCGACAAACCCGACAAACCGATAGCCACACTTGAGGTCAAGACTGACCTTCTGAAGAGCCCCAAGCAACTACACCCCATGTTCGCGCGAGCGCAGGAGGCTGGACCATCGCGGCCTCGAGAATCTAAGGCAAGGCCGGAGCCTGAAATGAAGGTCAAGACAGAGCGTAAGCCGACAATAACCGCCGCTCGCCCACAGCCTGTCGATCCAATCGACTTTGACACCGactccctcctcttccgccccgccgaggtcgacatcTCGCGCTGGCCTGCCGGCAGACTGCCATACTCCGTCCTCGTGGGCGTGTACGTGCAGGTGGCAGGTACGCGGTCACGTCTGACGATCGTGCGGGTTCTTACCAA tttcatccacctcctcctggcTAGGGCGCCGCTtgaccttcctccaacccTTTACCTTCTCTCAAACCATCTCCGGCCAACGTACATTCCCTGTGAGCTTGGGGTCGGGAGCATGATCCTCTCGCGTGCTATAAAGGATGTCTCGGGGCTCCAATCGCGCGACCTCAAGCGTCTGTGGAACGTCTACGGCGACCCTGGCGACGTCGCGtacgaggccaaggtccACATGCGCACACTCGTCGAGCCTGCCCCACTCGTCGTGCACGACCTGTACGAGCGCTTGCTCAGAATGGCGGATATCCGTGGGCCACAGAGCGGGAAACTcaagggcgacgtcgtgcgTAAGCTCATGGTGCAGGCGCGAGGGGACGAGGTACGATATCTCGTGCGCACGCTGATTGGGAATCTGCGG atCGGTGCAGTGCGACTAACTCTCCTAACGGCcgtcgctcgcgcagctgcgTTCTTCGCCATtcccgacgacgagcttgtcgtTATCCCCATTCCAGCGAATGGGAAGAAGCCGGCAGATCCATCACGagaggcggccgaggacaagagcgcggcggctgTCCGCCTTGTGCGCCGCGTGTACGTTCGCCACCCGAACTATGGAGATCTCGTCCGCGGCATCGAAGGAGGTGGGCTCGACGGACTTGAAGCTCGCGTGCCCCTCTCGGTCGGTATCCCGATCAGCCCGATGCTGGGCAGCATCACGCGGTCTATCGATGAGGTGTACGAGCGCCTGGGAAGCCTCCCTTtcacggccgaggcgaaACTCGATGGGCAGAGGCTGCAGATGCACGTCCGGCGGGACGGGCCGCAGGGAGAAGATGACGGCGGTGGGCGGtgggtcgagggcgagaatGGGCGGGCTTGGGTCCGCTTGTTCAGTCGGCATCTCGAAGACATGACGGACAAGTACCCCGACGTCTGTGcccgcggcctcgacctcctgtCCTCCATCAAGAGAAAACGTTATCCCTTCCCATCGTGGGCCTCGACACCAACTCCCGAGGTCGCAGAGCTCCTCGAGACTGAAGAGGTGACCTcgctcatcgtcgacgccgagatcgTTGCGATTGACAAGGACACGGGTGCGCACCGCACCTTCCAGGAACTGACGAaccgcgcgcgcaaggacgtgcgcgtcgaggacatcAAGGTCGTTGTCGAGGTGAACGCGTTCGACCTCATGCTGCTGAACGACGTC ccgcTCCTTGCATCACCTTTGAGTACCCGGCGACATCTCATGCGCGCTCTCTTGCCTCCGCGCCCAACATCAGCCGATCCAATGCTCGCGCGTTGGACGCTGATCGACGCGGTTGACTCTGTGGACTTGAAAAGCCCCGCCGACCTTCGCGCGTTCTTCGACAAGGTTGTGGAGCGCAAGGCTGAGGGCCTGATGGTAAAGCTGCTGGAGAGCGGGGGTGCGCCGCTGGgagccgaggtcgtcgaaccagaggacgccgaggatgtaacggaggaggatggcaaGGAGGAAAAGGCGGACGGCAAGGGGGCCAAAGGACGAAAGAAGCCTTTGCCCGCGACGTACGAACCGGACCAACGCTCGATGGGCTGgctcaaggtcaagaaggaCTACCTCGAGGGTCTCGGGGACAGCCTCGACCTGGTCCCCGTCGGAGCGTGGTGGGGCATGGGTCGCAAAGCCGGCTGGTGGAGCCCTATTCTTCTGGCCGCGCGGAATCCCGAGACGGGTGTGCTCGAAGCGGTGTGCAAGT gtATTTCCGGCTTCACCGACGCGTTCTACAAGGACCTCCTGGTACGCTACCCGCCCGACTCTGATCCAGCCGTCTGCTCGACCCAGCCACTAGGCTACGTCGAGACCGGCGGACTCGTGCCAGACCGCTGGTTCCTCCCGCGTGAAGTGTGGGAGATCCGCGGTGCGGATATCACTCTCTCGCCCGTCtaccccgccgccgcgggcTATATTGGTGGCGAGCGGGGTCTGAGTCTCCGGTTCCCACGGTTCATTCGCGTGCGAGAGGATAAGGACATCGAGGAAgcgacgagcgccgaggagtTTGCGGAAATGTTCAGGCGGCAGATGGCTCCGGCTGCGCTGGGGCAGGATgtggccaaggtcgagagTGGAGATGAAGGCGAATTGGAGGAGGGTGAAGGTGGCGAGTAG
- the NdufS2 gene encoding uncharacterized protein (Belongs to the complex I 49 kDa subunit family), with the protein MADDKPQDKPCTITLEDGTFYDLNSLSTPKADYEADAGDVQGNLVYKLNVCRAVVSEPWNVDDASTVGGFINGRGQGDFSLGAFSTNLTISPTTHEPMLIYENGSKCPGNENERASTVIRFVCSQTDFEAGKPRLVAAVPAGDKACHFFFDWHTHVACPTNHKTDLESAHIWAFVGFVAVAILTWFGGHTLYNRFYLKRSGMDIFPFPKCHRPPGVRLPQPISSSDGSAQPRRSWSAPWKRRSQRAGYNHLRQDPNEEDHLAARFSIDDDDDDDDARVLGGEMEAWRQSGEEEAARLSSASDRETVGLHQGLSRAVQWTSTSSHRSSRTPLAMFRALRPLLAKAPAARPLRPLGVSARNYADHVNQPDGERRFTPVQTTSVEDLHTMSAEEILSEEIGPKTTAGGMRHFTVNFGPQHPAAHGVLRLILELNGEEILRADPHIGLLHRGTEKLIEYKNYTQALPYFDRLDYVSMMTNELSYTLAVEKLLNIEVPDRAKWIRTLMGEITRVLNHLMAVLTHAMDVGALTPFLWGFEEREKLMEFYERVSGARMHAAYVRPGGVAFDLPHGLLDDIFKWATQFSTRVDEIEEVLTANRIWKARTIGIGKVTAQEALDYSFTGVMLRGSGVPWDIRKVAPYDAYDQVEFDVPVGKNGDCYDRYMCRVQEFRESLRIINQCLNKMPTGAYKIDDHKIVPPPRATMKESMEALIHHFKLFSEGYSVPPGETYTAIEAPKGEMGVYLVSDGTNRPYRCKIRAPGFAHLAGADFMMRHSFLPDAVAIIGTMDLVFGEVDR; encoded by the exons ATGGCAGACGACAAGCCTCAAGACAAGCCGTGTACCAtcaccctcgaggacggcacGTTCTACGACCTCAACTCTCTCAGTACACCAAAGGCCGACTACGAGGCGGACGCCGGCGACGTCCAGGGCAATCTGGTATACAAGCTCAATGTGTGCCGCGCCGTCGTGAGCGAGCCGTGGAACGTCGACGATGCGTCTACAGTAGGCGGATTCATCAACGGCCGCGGGCAAGGTGACTTCTCACTTGG cgcCTTCTCCACCAACCTCACAATCTCCCCGACCACCCACGAGCCCATGCTCATCTACGAGAACGGGTCAAAGTGCCCGGGCAACGAGAACGAGCGCGCATCAACAGTCATTCGC ttTGTATGCAGCCAGACCGACTTTGAGGCAGGCAAGCCGCGGCTCGTGGCAGCCGTGCCTGCCGGGGACAAGGCATGCCACTTCTTCTTCGACTGGCACACGCACGTCGCGTGCCCCACCAACCACAAGACGGACCTCGAGAGCGCGCACATCTGGGCGTTTGTCGGATT cgtcgccgtcgccatctTGACGTGGTTTGGCGGACACACCCTTTACAATCGGTTCTACCTCAAGCGCAGCGGCATGGACATTTTCCCCTTCCCCAAGTGTCACCGCCCGCCCGGCGTGCGCTTGCCGCAGCCCATCTCGTCTTCTGATGGCTCCGCGCAGCCGCGACGTTCGTGGTCCGCGCCCTGGAAACGCCGGTCTCAGCGCGCGGGGTACAACCACCTGCGACAGGACCCAaacgaggaggaccacctcgctgcgcgcttctcgattgatgacgacgatgatgacgacgatgcACGAGTTCTGGGcggggagatggaggcgtGGCGCCagagtggggaggaggaggctgcgcgGCTGTCTTCGGCGTCGGACAGGGAGACGGTTGGCCTGCACCAGGGCCTT TCTCGAGCCGTACAgtggacgtcgacctcatcgCACCGCTCATCGCGCACACCACTCGCCATGTTCCGTGCCCTCAGGCCCCTCCTCGCAAAGGCCCCCGCCGCGAGGCCACTCCGCCCCCTAGGCGTGAGCGCCCGCAACTATGCCGACCATGTAAACCAGCCCGACGGAGAGCGCCGCTTCACCCCGGTCCAGACCACTTCGGTCGAAGA CCTGCACACGatgagcgccgaggagattcTCTCCGAGGAGATTGGCCCCAAGACGACGGCCGGCGGCATGCGTCACTTCACTG TCAACTTCGGCCCCCAGCACCCCGCCGCGCACGGTGTGCTGCGTCTTatcctcgagctcaacgGAGAGGAGATTCTCCGTGCCGACCCTCACATCGgtctcctccaccgcggTACCGAGAAGCTGATCGAGTACAAGAACTACACCCAGGCCCTCCCTTACTTTGACCGTCTCGACTACGTCTCCATGA tgaCCAACGAGCTGTCGTacaccctcgccgtcgagaaGCTGCTCAACATCGAGGTTCCCGATCGTGCCAAGTGGATCCGTACCCTCATGGGCGAGATCACGCGTGTCCTCAACCACTTGATGGCCGTCCTCACGCACGCCATGGACGTTGGTGCGCTGACGCCCTTCCTGTGGGGTTTCGAGGAGCGTGAGAAGCTCATGGAGTTCTACGAGCGTGTCTCGGGTGCGCGTATGCACGCGGCTTACGTCCGCCCCGGTGGTGTGGCGTTTGACCTGCCCCACGGTCTTCTGGACGACATTTTCAAGTGGGCGACCCAGTTCTCCACCCgtgtcgacgagatcgaggaggtccTCACCGCCAACCGTATCTGGAAGGCGCGTACGATCGGCATTGGCAAGGTGACGGCGcaggaggcgctcgactACTCGTTCACCGGTGTCATGCTCCGCGGCTCGGGTGTCCCTTGGGACATTCGCAAGGTCGCGCCTTATGACGCATACGACCAGGTCGAGTTTGATGTTCCCGTCGGCAAGAATGGCGACTGTTACGACCGTTACATGTGCCGTGTTCAGGAGTTCCGCGAGTCGCTCCGCATCATCAACCAGTGCCTCAACAAGATGCCCACCGGCGCCTACAAGATTGACGACCACAAGATTGTGCCCCCGCCCCGTGCTACCATGAAGGAGAGCATGGAGGCACTCATCCACCACTTCAAGCTCTTCTCTGAGGGCTACTCGGTTCCCCCCGGCGAGACGTACACGGCCATCGAGGCGCccaagggcgagatggGTGTCTACCTCGTCTCGGACGGCACCAACCGCCCCTACCGCTGCAAGATTCGCGCACCAGGCTTTGCCCACCTTGCCGGCGCAGACTTTATGATGCGCCACTCCTTCCTTCCCGACGCGGTCGCCATCATTGGTACCATGGACCTCGTGTTCGGTGAGGTTGACCGGTAG